The Pseudomonas rhizosphaerae genomic sequence GCTGTAGGTCGATTGCGTGCGCCACTGGCGCCGTTGCAGGTCCAGGTGCAGGTGCCCGCGCAACTGCCCTTGCTGTACGTGCATGCGGCGTTGATCGAACAGGCCCTGGTCAACGTGCTGGAAAACGCCGCGCGGTTCTCGCCCGTGGGCGGTCGCTTGCAAGTGTCGGCCCGTGTGCGCGACGACAGCCTGCTGCTCGCGGTCAGCGACGAGGGCCCCGGTATTCCCGAGGCCGAGCGGACGAAGATTTTCGACATGTTCTACACCGCTGCCCGCGGTGATCGAGGTGGGCAGGGCACGGGGCTGGGCCTGGCCATCTGTCAGGGCATGGTCGGCGCCCACGGCGGTCGCGTCGAAGTCAGCAGCGGCATCGATGGCCAAGGCACCTGCATCGCCTTATGCTTGCCGCTGCGCGCTCAACCGGGCGCCGATGCGGACACTTGAGCATGAGCCTTCCCGATTCCCCTCTGGCCAGCACTTCTTTGCCCAGCACCCTGCTGGTCATCGACGACGAACCGCAGATCCGCAAGTTCCTGCGCATCAGCCTGGCTTCCCAGGGCTACAAGGTGATCGAAGCCGGCACCGGCGCCGAAGGCTTGGGCCAGGCCGCGCTGATGCGTCCGGACCTGATCGTGCTGGACCTCGGCCTGCCGGACATGGACGGTCAACAGGTGCTGGAGGAACTGCGCCAATGGAGCACGGTGCCGGTGCTGGTGCTCTCGGTGCGCGCCAGCGAGGCACAGAAGGTCCAGGCCCTGGACAGTGGCGCCAACGACTACGTGACCAAGCCCTTCGGCATCCAGGAGTTTCTTGCCAGGGTGCGCGCGCTGTTGCGCCAGGCCAGCGGCAGCCCGGTCCACGAAGCGGCCTTGCAACTGGGCCCGCTGCAGGTCGACCTGGCATCGCGCCGGGTCACCCTCGATGGCGCCGAGGTGGCCCTGACCCGCAAGGAGTACGCCGTGCTCGCACAGCTGGCGCGCTATCCGGGACGGGTCATCACCCAGCAGCAATTGCTCAAGGACATCTGGGGCCCGACCCACCTCGACGACAGTCACTACCTGCGCATCGTCGTCGGCCACCTGCGCCAGAAACTGGGCGACGACCCCGCCGCCCCACGCTTCCTCATCACCGAACCCGGCGTAGGCTACCGCCTGGCAAGCCCCGACTGAAGCGCCGCCCCCCCAGCCCACACCTATCCCCTGAGGTCGCTATCCCCTGTGGAAGCTATCCCTGTGGGAGCGGGTTCTACCCGCGAAAACGCCAGCCCCCACACCACCAATCTCGCGGCACCCACCCCGTCCCCCTGTGGGAGCGGGTTCTACCCGCGAAGACGCCAGCCCCTACACCATCAATCCCGGATTTACCCTCGAATCCAGCGGTGCCAGTGCCGACGCCTTCGCGGGTAGAACCCGCTCCCACAGGAACCCGCTCCCACAGGAACCCGCTCCCACAGGAACCCGCTCCCACAGGAACCCGCTCCCACCCAACGGCACTTTTTAGATGGCACATCGTCTGACCCAGCATTACCCTGACGTTTTTCCCGAGGTGTCATCGATGAAAGCCTGGATCTGTGTGCCGCTGGTGGCACTGGCCTTGAGCGGTTGTGCCGGCAAGACCGCCTACCGCGACAGCTGCGCCACGCAGCTCGATGGTGCCTGGCACGAGCTCGACCTGGCAAAGGCCGAAGGCCTGGCCGGCACCGTAAGCTATTCCAAGGCGCTGTCACTGCTCACCGGGGCCAAGACCCAGCAGCAGTTCGAAGCCTTCGAGGGCTGCACCAACAAGGCCGAAAAAGCACGCTTCTACATCCGCGAGTCGCGTGCCGGACGCTGAAGCACTTCGGTCGCCCAGGACCGCCTGACAGCGAGCCGGAAGACGGCCAGCAGACGTAGTATCGACAAGGAGTGTCTGCCATGCGCAGCCGATTGGATGAATGCCTGCAAGCCGTCAATGAAGTCCTGCTGGGCAAGGAAACCCAGGTTCGCCTGGCGTTGACCTGCCTGATCGCTGATGGCCACCTGCTCATCGAGGACCTGCCCGGCATGGGCAAGACCACCCTGAGTCATACCCTGGCCAAGGTGCTGGGCCTGAGCTTCCAACGTATCCAGTTCACCTCCGACCTGCTGCCCAGCGATATCCTCGGCACGTCGGTGTTCGACAAGGACAGCGGTCGTTTCGTCTTTCACCCCGGACCGATCTTCGCCGAACTGGTGCTGGCGGACGAAATCAACCGCGCTACGCCCAAGAGCCAGAGTGCCCTGCTCGAAGCCATGGAGGAGGGCCAGGTCACCATCGAGGGCGCCACCCGTCCATTGCCCCAGCCGTTTTTCGTGATCGCCACGCAGAACCCCACCACCCAAGGCGGCACCTTCGCGCTGCCCGAGTCGCAACTGGACCGTTTTCTCATGCGCCTGTCGCTCGGCTACCCGGCCAAGGCGGCGGAAAAGGCTTTGCTGATGGGTGAAGCCCGACGCGATCTGCTGCCTCGCATGAGCGCTGTGCTCGACCATGCGCAACTGTCCGCATTGCAAGCCCAGGCCCGTGCAGTGCGCGCCAGCGATGCGTTGGTGGACTACGTACTGCGCCTGGTGGAAGCCACGCGCACCCAGCCGCAGTTCGCCTATGGACTGTCGCCACGCGGCAGCCTGGCGTTGCTGGCCGCTGCCAAGGCCTGGGCATTGTTGCTCGATCGCGACTACGTGATTCCCGAAGACGTGCAAGCCGTGCTGCCCTCGGTGGTCAGCCACCGCCTGCGCGAGCGAGCCGACCCCACCGGCCAGGGCGGTGGCGCGTTGGTGCAATGGCTGCTGCGGGAGGTGCCTGCGCTGTGAGGCGCAGGTTGGGCGAGCACTGGCGGCGCTGGCAGGCGCGCCGCTTGCCGACAGCGCCGCGCATCGAGCTGGACCAGCGCCGGATCTTCATCGTCCCCAGCCGCAGCGGCATTGGTTTCATCGTCGTACTGCTGCTGATATTTCTCGCCGCCATCAACTACCAAAACAGCCTGGCCTATGCCTTGGTGTTCCTGCTGAGCTCGGTGTTCGTCGTCGCCATCCTGCACACCTATCGCAACCTCAGCGGCCTGCTGGTCAGCGGTAACGGCGCCACCTCGGTGTTCGTCGGCGAGCAGGCGCGCTTCGGTCTGCGCCTGGAAAGCGGCGGTAAAGAGCATCAGGCCATCGGCGTGGGCTGGAACGCGCAGCAACTGCAACGCAGCGACGTCGCCCCCGATCACGTACAGGCCTTGGAACTGAGCCTGCCGACCGAGCGCCGCGGCTGGCTTCCAGCACCGCGCATGCGCGTGGAGACCAGCTTTCCCCTCGGCGTGCTCACCGCCTGGACCTGGGTCGACCTGGGCCAGCGAGTGCTGGTCTATCCGCAACCGTTGCAGGGCGAAGTGCCGAACTTGCACAGCGAGTCGGCGGATATCGAAGACCAAGCGCAACGCCTGCACGGCCAGGGCGTGGACGATTTTCAGGGCCTCAAGCAATACCAGCCGGGCGATTCCTGGCGACGCATGCATTGGAAGGCCTATTCACGCGGCGAAGGGCTGCTGGTCAAGGACTTCGCCGACCTGCGCGGCCAGGAGCTGTGCCTGGACTTCGTGGCCCTGGGCGGCGATGTCGAACAACGCTTGTCGCGCCTGTGCTACTGGGTGCTGGCCTTGTCCCGCGAGCAGCGGCCTTTCGCCTTGCAGTTGCCCGGCAATCGGCTGGACACCGACAGCGGCGACGCACACCGTGAGGCCTGCCTGCGCGCCTTGGCGCTTTTTGGAGAACAGCCATGAGCACGGCCGCAGCGATTCCCCGGGTCAGCCTGACCTGGCTGCTGCTGGCACAGTCGCTGGTCCTGCTGCCGCTGTGGTGGCACGTGCCGTTATGGCTGCTGGTGCTGTGGCTGGGTTGCACCCTTTGGCGCGTCCAGGTGTTTCGCATGCGAGCCCGCTACCCGGGGCGGTTGATCAAGCTGGCGCTGATGCTTGCCGTCGCCGCCGGGGTGTACCTGTCCAGCGGCACCTGGGTGGGCCTGGAGGCCACCGCCGCGCTGCTGGTGGCCGCGTTCCTGCTCAAGCTTCTGGAGATGCAGAGCGCTCGTGACGCCCGCGTGGTGATCTTTCTCGGCCTGTTCTGCCTGGCAGTGGCCTACCTGTTCGATGCCAGCCTGGGCTGGGCGCTGTACAGCGTACTGCCACTGCTGGCCTTGCTCGCGGCCTTGATCGGTTTGCAGCAGACCCAGCTGATTGCCCAGCCCATGGCCACGTTGAAACTGGCGAGCAGCCTGGTGTTGCAGGCGTTGCCGCTGATGCTGCTGCTGTTTGTGTTCTTCCCACGCCTGGAACCGCTCTGGTCGCTGCCGTTGCCCAAACCGGGGCAGGGCGTTACCGGCTTGTCGGAAAGCATGAGCCCGGCCGACGTGGCCAGCCTCAGCCAATCCGGTGAAGTGGCCTTTCGCGCCAGCTTCGACGGCGCCATACCGGCCAAACGTGATCTGTACTGGCGGGCGCTGAGCCTGGATGTGTACGACGGCCGCACCTGGAGCCAGTCGCCCTGGATCCAGACCCAGCTGGCAGCGCAGTGGCAACCCACCGGACCTTCGCTCACCTATCAGGTCATCCAGCAGCCCAGCGGCAAGCCCTGGCTGTTCGCCCTGGACGTCGCGCGCACGGCATCGCCCGGCGTGCGCCAGCTGAGCGACGGACGTCTGCAGCGTCGTCGCCCGGTCGACCAACCGTTGATGTACGCGGTCACGTCCTGGCCACAGGTGCTCCGCGAGCCGCAGCTGTCAGCGCCAGCGCTGCGCACGGCGCTGCTACTGCCGGCCCAGGGCGACCCGCGCACGCGCCAGTGGGCGCAAGACTTGCGTGCCCGGTTCACCACGGCGCCAGCACTGGTCAACGAAATGCTCCGGCAGTTTCGCGAACTGCCTTTCCACTACACGCTCAATCCGCCGGTGCTGGGCCGCGAAAGCATCGACGAATTCCTCTTCGACAGTCGTCGGGGCTTTTGCGCCCACTATGCCGGCGCCATGGTCTATGCGCTGCGCGTGGCCGGTGTGCCCGCGCGCGTGGTAGCCGGCTATCAGGGCGGTGAGGTCAACCCGGCGGGCAACTACCTGACCGTGCGCCAATTCGAAGCCCACGCCTGGGTCGAGTACTGGCAGTCGGGGATCGGCTGGCAACGGGCGGACCCCACTGCAGCAGTGGCACCGGCCCGTGTCGAGCAGGGCCTGCAGCAGGCACTGTCGGCGGATGAAGAATTTCTCGCAGGCTCGCCGTTCTCGCCCTTGCGCTACCCGCAGCTGACCTGGCTCAACGACCTGCGCCTGCAATGGGACAACCTCAATTACGGCTGGCAGCGCTGGGTGTTGGAGTACCAGGGCGAGCGCCAGATCGAATTTCTCGCGCGCTGGTTCCAGGGTCTGCAACGCTGGGCGCTGCCGGTCGGCGGGCTATTGTTCATGGTGTTGGCCAGTGTCTGGCTGCTCAAGCCGTGGCGACATCGGGTCGATCCGCAACTCAAGGATTTCGTCGCCTTCGAGCGCTTGTTGCGTCGACGTGGCATCGTCCGTCAGACCGGCGAGGGCGCCATGGCCTTCGCCGAGCGGGCAGCGGCCCAGTTGCCCTCGCAAAGCGAGGCCATCCTGAAGTTTGCCTACGCCTTCATGGCTCAGCGTTATGCCGGCCGCCCGGTGTCGCGCGAGCAACTGCGCGCTGCGTTGGCCACCTTGCGCCGACAACTGGCCCGCAGGCCGGGGAACATGCCCCGGTAGCTGCGCGAACTGTAAGCTGCGCACACTGTAAATTGGCCGATATGAAACCTGCGGTCGGGCGCCGACCTGGCTACCATCAAGCGCATCTACCCTCACCCTCAAGGCCGGCCCATGAACCTTCACGACCTGCTCGCCAGCGCACGACGTCCACCCCACAGCGTCACCGTACCCCGCGAATGGAGCCAGGGCCGCGCCTGTTACGGCGGGCTCATGGCAGCCTTGTTGCACGAGGCCATGGCGGCGCACGTTCCCGACCGCCCGGTCCGCTCGATGGCGATCACCTTCGTTGGCCCGGCGGAACTGGAGGTGCCGATCGATTTGCAGGTGGAAATACTCCGGGAGGGCAGCGCGGTGACGTCGGTGCTGGCGCGTGCGGTCCAGGGCGGGCGGACCATGACGGTGGTGCAGGCCAGCTTCGGCCTGGCGAGGGAATCGGCAATCAGTATCAGCGCAATGCCGGTGGCCGCCATGAAGCCCCTGGCCGAATCCACTGCGCTGCCGTATTTGCCAGGGGTGACGCCCGAGTACATCCGTCATCTGGACATGCGTTGGGGCATCGGTGCGTTGCCCTTCAGCAATACGCCGGTCGCCGGTATAGGCGGTTGGGTGCAGCTGCGTGACCATGATCGGGACGAGCCGATCACTGAAGCCCTACTACTGGTGCTGGGCGATGCCTGGCCGCCTGCACTCTTGCCCTATCTGAGCCAACCTGCACCCGGCAGCAGCCTGACCTGGACCATCGAGTTCATCCAACCCATGCCCGCGCTGCGAAGCCTTGAGTGGTGTCGCTACCAGGCCGTGATCGAACACGCTCGGGACGGCTATGGCCACACGTCCGCGGCCATGTGGAACCCGGAAGGCGAGCTGCTGGCAATCAGCCGACAGACGGTGACGGTGTTTGGCTGAGCGCGTGCTGCGGGCGACCCAGCGCGAAGGCGGCAACCAGGCCGATCACGCCGATGGCAGCTTCGGCAATGCTGGAGCAGGCGGCGGCATCGACCAGCATCAAGGCAGACAGTGCCAAGAGCGGCAGAGCGATCGCCCGTGAAACACGGATACCATTGTTCGGGTCGTTGATGATGCTCAGGGCGTTCATATCGTTCATGGCTCAATGCTCCATAGTTATGGTGCAGCAGGACCTGGGTTCAGCAAGGCGGGTGGCATGAAGTGTAGAGTCCAGCCAAGCGTCGATTGTTCAAGCCAGATCCAGATCCGGATCGGTTGAGAACGATAATAGTCACCGCTCGCATCGGCCGCGAATCAAGCTTCGCTATCAGCGTCATAGAGAGCGGACGCTGCCGCGCTGATCTCAGGCAGACCAAAAAATGCCCGGGCGCACGCGGTCGTACTTGCCGCCAGCTCGACCTGGCTTTCACCTCGATGCAGGGCCACCTCGCGCAGCACTTCAGTGAGAAAGGCCGGTTCGTTGCGGCCACTCTTGGGCTTGGGCCGCAAGGTGCGCGGCAGCAGGTACGGCGCGTCACTCTCCAGCATCAGCCGCGAGGCGGGAATGCTGCCCACCAGCGGGTGCAGGTGGGTGCCGCGACGCTCATCGCAGATCCAGCCGGTGATACCGATGTGCAGGTCCAGGTCCAGATAACCGAACAGCGCCTGGCGCTCACCGGTGAAGCAGTGCACGACCGCGGCAGGCAGGTGGTCGCGGTAATCCTTGACGATGTCCAACAGGCGTTGATGGGCATCGCGCTCATGGAGAAACACCGGCAACTGCAGTTCCACTGCCAGGGCGAGATGCTCGTGCAGCACTTTTTCCTGCTGTGGACGCGGCGAAAAATCACGGTTGAAATCCAGGCCGCATTCGCCCACCGCCTTGACCTGCGGCTGACCCAGCAGATCGCGCAGGCAGGTGGCGCTGTCGCCGTTCCACTCGCTGGCGCTGTGCGGATGGATGCCAGCGGTGGCGAACAAGCGCTCACCGGATTCGTCCCATTGCCGACACAGCTGCAAGGCCTGCTCGCTGCCCTCGACACTCGTGCCGGTGAGCACCAACTGAAAGACGCCCGCATCGTAGGCCCTTTGCAGAACGGCTTCATGCTTTTGCGCGAAGCTGTCGTTGGTAAGGTTGACGCCAATATCGATGAGTTGCATGGTGCTACCTCAAAGCAGGAGGCGAAAAGCATACCAGAGCTTGGGGGTCGGCAAGAAACCCAAGAACTTCAGAAGGTTAGGGCAGTCATTGAAGGCTGCTCAGCACAATTGCCGGGGAACCATGGGCCTGAGATCACTGATTGTCGCGCTGTGTCTGGCCCTCGTGCTGCCCTCGGCTGCGGCCGCTCGTCCGGCGGGTCCGCCGCTTGCGGCGCACCCGACCAAGGTCCGCGACCTGGCGCAGATTCAGTCGAGCCGCGTCTTGCGCGTGCTGGTCAACCAGAGCCGCAACAGCTCCGGCCAGGTGCGCGGCCAGGCCATCGGTGTCGAATATCACCGCTTGCAAGCCTTCCAAAGCTATCTCAATAGCCACGCCGGCAAAGGCCAGGCGCTGCAACTCAAGATCATCCCGCGTGCCAAGGAACAACTGCTCGGCGCCTTGCAGCGCGGCGAAGGCGATCTGGTCGCACCGGGCGAACTGATGGAGCTGCACCCTACCAGCAAGGTCGCGGCCAGCGATGCCGTGATCGCCAATGTGCCGTTCGTGCTGGTCAGCGGCAAAGGCGGCCGGCGCCCCGTGCGGGTCGAACAACTGGCAGGCAAAACCCTCGCCTTGCCCAATGGTAGCGCTGCGGGCGCTGCCATCGAACGCCTGAATCAGAAACTGGCCCTGCGCAAACTGGCGCCCATCGACATCGAATGGGTCGACCCCAGCCTGGCCGTGGAGGACGTGCTGGAAATGGTCCAGGCCGGGATCTACCCACTGACCGTTGTCGAGCTGCCCATCGCCGAGCGTTGGGCCAAGGTCATGCCGCGGCTGCGCGTTGACCGCCGAGTGGTGCTCAGCGCGCCCGGCTCGGTGAGCTGGTACGTGCGCCGCGACGCACCGCAGCTCGGCGCCAGCGTCGATCGCTTCCTGGCCTCGTACAAGGCGCCAAGCGACCAGGACGCCGCGTTCGTCAAGGTTTACCGTGGCCTGTACAAGGTTCACTATCCCCTGGCTCGCAGCGACCGCCAGCGTCTTGAAAAGCTGCGTCCGGTCCTTCAGCGTCATGCTCGCGAGCAGCACATGGACTGGCTCAACCTCGCCGCGCTGGCCTTCAAGGAATCCAAGCTCGACCCGGCTGCCCGTGGCGGCAGTGGCGCCACCGGCCTGCTGCAGATCACCCCGGCGGCGGCTCGTCGGGTAGGCGTGGGCAACATCCAGAACGTCGACAACAACGTGCAGGCCGGAGCCAAGTACCTGGCGATGATTCGCCGCAAGTTCTTTTCCAGCAACAAGCTCAACGAGCGTGAACGCATGGCCTTCACCCTGGCCGCCTACAACATGGGCCCGGAACGGGTACAAGCCATGCGCAAGGAAGCCCGCCGCCGCGGCCTGAACCCAGACCAGTGGTTCTTCCAGACCGAACGCATCGCCATGGAGCAGATGGGCATGGCCGCGGTGAGCTACGTCAACAGCGTGAACAAGTACTACCTGGCATTCGCCCGCGAACGCGATTCGCTGGAGCCAGGCGCGCGCAAGCTGGCGTCGGCGCGTTGAATCATGAACCTCGCTGGCAGGGCAGAGTGATTGCTGTAGGCTAAGGCTTTGTGTCTGGCCGGAGGCCGCGTTGGCAACGAACATCATTACCCGTGAAGGACACGAGGCGCTGAGGTCAGAGCTCGATCACTTGTGGCGTGTCTATCGGCCAGAGATCACGCAGAAGGTCGCTTGGGCGGCTTCTCTGGGCGATCGGAGTGAGAACGCGGACTACCAGTACAACAAGAAGCTGCTGCGCGAGATCGACCGTCGCGTGCGTTATCTGCGCAAACGCTTGGAAGACGTCAGGGTCGTCGATTATTCGCCCGAACAGGAAGGCCGAGTGTTTTTCGGCGCTTGGGTAGAGATTGAAAATGACGCAGGCGAGACGAAGACCTTTCGTATTGTTGGCTATGACGAAATCTATGGTCGCAACGACTATATTTCCATCGATTCACCCATGGCCCGCGCGCTGCTGAAGAAGCAGGAAGGCGACGAAATTGTCGTACAGATCCCCGATGGCGAGGCGCTGTGGTATATCAATCAGATCCGCTACAAGCCGGTCTGACCTGTACACCAGGCGGTTGACACCCTGCCGACCGATTCAATAGGATTACCCCTCATGCGCCGATTTAGACAGCTACTTGCGGGGCGCCTGGAGGTTCTTGCGAGCCTTCGAAATACCGCTAAAGCGCTGGTTCGGTGATGCCTCCCACCGCTGCCCAGCTCTCCCACATGAAGCGGTCGAGGCTGAGAACACCATCATGAATTGTCCCCGCCCCATCGTTTGTCTGGCGCCCATCCCGGCCAGTCCGTCCCTGCGCAACCCCCGCATTCTGCTGGTAGGCCAGCATCAACCGAACCTGCTGCGCAGCCTGGATGGTTGGCCCCGCCGGCGCGGCAAGCCTGGTGCCTTTGTCGCGCGCTTCATCGACCAGCACAGCGCCTTGAAAAACCTGCCCGACAACAGCTTCGAACTGGCCGTGATCCAGGCGCCGTCGGCGCAGGATGCCCATGAGGTGATCGCCCATGCCGTGCGCATTGCCCGGCAAGGGCTAATCACTCTGCGCTGATTCGCGCTTAGGGTTCAGCCCTCCCTGAGCACTTGCAACGGGCTTGCATTCAATGCCCGGCGAGTGCCGAACACACCCGCACCACCCACCAGCAGCGCACCGATCAGCGGCAGGCAGAGCAACCAGGGGTGCGGAGCCCACACCAGGTCGAACGCATAGCGATACAGCACAAAGCTGATCAGTTCGCTACCCAGTGCGGCCAGCACACCGCTGGCGGCGCCCAGCAGGCCGAATTCAATGCGCCTGGCCTTGACCAGCAGCCGGCGCTCGGCGCCCAGCGCGCGAAGCAACGCGCCTTGCCGAATGCGTTCGTCCAGCGTGGCTTGCAGCCCGGAAAACAGCACCGCCATACCCGCTGCCAGCACGAACAACAGCACGTATTCCACCGCCAGTGTCACCTGAGCAAGGATGCTGCGCAGCTGTTCCAGCAGCGCCTCGACCCCTAATATGGTCGCCGCAGGGAAGGCGCGAGACAGCTCGACCACCTGCGAATCATGCCCGGGCGCGATGTAAAAGCTGGTCAGGTAAGTGGTCGGCAGGTCGTCGAAGGTGCCGGGCTGGAAGATCATGAAAAAGTTGGGCTGGAAATTGTTCCAGTCCACCGTGCGCAGACTGGTCACCACGGCGTCGCGGTTGGAGCCGCCGATGTTGAACGTCAAGCGGTCGCCTAGCTTCAGTTTCAGACTTTGTGCAACGCCTTCTTCGACCGATACGCCGGGCAGGTCCTTGTTCTGAGCGTCGCTCCACCACTGGCCTGCAGTGATTCGATTGCCGTTGGGCAGATGCTCGGCCCAGGTCAGGCTGAGGTCACGCTGCACCGCGCGTTCACCGCGCGAGTCCTTTTCCACCAACTCCTGCACCGGCGCATCGTTGATGTCGACCAGACGGCCCGGCATCACCGGGTACAAAGGTGCGGCGCGCGCGCCGGCGTCCTGCAGGTGACGGGCGAAGGCATCGCGCTCGTCCGGCAGGATGTTCAGGGCGAAATAGTTCGGCGCATCCTTGGGCAACTGGTTCTGCCAGTTGTCCAGCAACTCGCCACGCAGCAGCGCGATCAGTGTCATGGCCAGCAGGATCAGGCCGAAGGCCAGGGCCTGGCCGGCGGCAGCCAATGGATGACGCAGCAGTTGGCCAAGGCCCAGACGCCAGGGCAGGGTGGAGCGGGCCAACAAGCGTCGCAGGCTTTTCAAACCCAGCAGCAGCAAGCCGCCCAGGATCAGCGCGGCCAGTAGGCCACCGGCGAGCAGCGCGAAGGTCAGCACCAGGTCCAGGCTCAGCCGCCACATGATCAAACCCAAGGCCAGCAGCGCGGTACCGTACACCAGCCAAGTGCTGGTCGGCACCGGCAGCAGGTCACGACGCAACACGCGCAGCGGCGGCACCGCGCCCAGGGCTGCCAGCGGTGGCAGGGCGAACCCGGCCAGTGCGACCAGCCCGGTGCCGATGCCGGCCAGCGCGGGCAATACGCCCCCGGCCGGAACCACTGCGGGCAACAAGCCATGCAGCATCTGGAACAGCACCAATTGCGCGAGCCAGCCGATCAGTGCGCCGCTCAGGCAGGCCAGCACGCCGAGCAAGGCCAGCTGCACGCAGAACATCAACATCACTTCGCGCCGCGACAGGCCCAGGCAGCGCAGCAAAGCGCTGGCATCGAAACGTCGCGCGGCGAAGCGACTGGCCGACATCGCCACTGCTACGCCAGCCAGCAGCACTGCCACCAGGCTGGCCATGTTCAGGTAGCGTTCGGCCTTGCCCAGGGCCCCACCGATCTGCTGGTTGCTGTCCTTGGAGTCACGCAGACGCTGGTTAGGCTCGAGCGCCGATTCCAGTTGCTGCTGATAGCTAGCCAGTTGCTCGGGCGTGCCGCGCCAGAGTTCGCGGTAGGTCACCCGGCTACCTGGCTGCACCACGTTGGTGGCGGCCAGATCCTGCAGGTTGATCATCACTCGAGGCGTCAGGCTGTAGAAGTTGCCGGCACGGTCCGGTTCATAGGTCAGCACACGCGCCAGGCGCAGGGTCTTGCTGCCCACGTCCAGAGTGTCGCCAACCTTCAGATTCAACGCCGCCAGCAGCCGCGATTCCGCCCAGGCTTCACCAGAGGCTGGGCCTGCGCCGGCGGTTTCCTCGCCATAAGGTTGCGCCGCGCTCTTGAGTTCGCCGCGCAAGGGATAGGCCGCGTCGACTGCCTTGACGCTGGACAGCTGGATGCCGCTGTCGGCGGCAATGACGCTGGCGAACTCGACCACCCGCGCGTGTTCAAGACCGGCCTGGTTGCCAGCGTCGATCTGTTCCTGGCGGGCCGGGCTGCTGCCTTGCAGAATAAGGTCGGCGCCGAGAAACTCGGTCGCGCGCAGCTGCATCGCGCCATTGAGGCGGGCGCCGAAATAGCCGATCGCAGTACTGGCGGCGACGGCCACCAGCAAGGCGAAGAACAGCACGCGCAGCTCACCAGAGCGGGCATCACGCAGCAACTGCCGGGCGGCCAGGGCCACCAGGCGGAACATCGGCAAGCCGACCATCAGGGCTCCAGAGGCGCGACGAGGCGCCCGGCATCGAGGCGGATCAGGCGCTGGCAGCGGTGCGCCAGACGCTCGTCGTGGGTCACCAGCACCAGGGTCGTGCCGCGCTCCTTGTTGAGTTCGAACAGCAGATCGCTGATGCGCTCGCCGGTGTGGCTGTCTAGGTTGCCGGTGGGTTCATCGGCGAACAGCACGTCCGGTTCGGCCGCAAAGGCGCGGGCG encodes the following:
- a CDS encoding TatD family hydrolase; its protein translation is MQLIDIGVNLTNDSFAQKHEAVLQRAYDAGVFQLVLTGTSVEGSEQALQLCRQWDESGERLFATAGIHPHSASEWNGDSATCLRDLLGQPQVKAVGECGLDFNRDFSPRPQQEKVLHEHLALAVELQLPVFLHERDAHQRLLDIVKDYRDHLPAAVVHCFTGERQALFGYLDLDLHIGITGWICDERRGTHLHPLVGSIPASRLMLESDAPYLLPRTLRPKPKSGRNEPAFLTEVLREVALHRGESQVELAASTTACARAFFGLPEISAAASALYDADSEA
- a CDS encoding AAA family ATPase, whose translation is MRSRLDECLQAVNEVLLGKETQVRLALTCLIADGHLLIEDLPGMGKTTLSHTLAKVLGLSFQRIQFTSDLLPSDILGTSVFDKDSGRFVFHPGPIFAELVLADEINRATPKSQSALLEAMEEGQVTIEGATRPLPQPFFVIATQNPTTQGGTFALPESQLDRFLMRLSLGYPAKAAEKALLMGEARRDLLPRMSAVLDHAQLSALQAQARAVRASDALVDYVLRLVEATRTQPQFAYGLSPRGSLALLAAAKAWALLLDRDYVIPEDVQAVLPSVVSHRLRERADPTGQGGGALVQWLLREVPAL
- a CDS encoding DUF58 domain-containing protein, translating into MAAAGGACAVRRRLGEHWRRWQARRLPTAPRIELDQRRIFIVPSRSGIGFIVVLLLIFLAAINYQNSLAYALVFLLSSVFVVAILHTYRNLSGLLVSGNGATSVFVGEQARFGLRLESGGKEHQAIGVGWNAQQLQRSDVAPDHVQALELSLPTERRGWLPAPRMRVETSFPLGVLTAWTWVDLGQRVLVYPQPLQGEVPNLHSESADIEDQAQRLHGQGVDDFQGLKQYQPGDSWRRMHWKAYSRGEGLLVKDFADLRGQELCLDFVALGGDVEQRLSRLCYWVLALSREQRPFALQLPGNRLDTDSGDAHREACLRALALFGEQP
- a CDS encoding transglutaminase TgpA family protein — encoded protein: MSTAAAIPRVSLTWLLLAQSLVLLPLWWHVPLWLLVLWLGCTLWRVQVFRMRARYPGRLIKLALMLAVAAGVYLSSGTWVGLEATAALLVAAFLLKLLEMQSARDARVVIFLGLFCLAVAYLFDASLGWALYSVLPLLALLAALIGLQQTQLIAQPMATLKLASSLVLQALPLMLLLFVFFPRLEPLWSLPLPKPGQGVTGLSESMSPADVASLSQSGEVAFRASFDGAIPAKRDLYWRALSLDVYDGRTWSQSPWIQTQLAAQWQPTGPSLTYQVIQQPSGKPWLFALDVARTASPGVRQLSDGRLQRRRPVDQPLMYAVTSWPQVLREPQLSAPALRTALLLPAQGDPRTRQWAQDLRARFTTAPALVNEMLRQFRELPFHYTLNPPVLGRESIDEFLFDSRRGFCAHYAGAMVYALRVAGVPARVVAGYQGGEVNPAGNYLTVRQFEAHAWVEYWQSGIGWQRADPTAAVAPARVEQGLQQALSADEEFLAGSPFSPLRYPQLTWLNDLRLQWDNLNYGWQRWVLEYQGERQIEFLARWFQGLQRWALPVGGLLFMVLASVWLLKPWRHRVDPQLKDFVAFERLLRRRGIVRQTGEGAMAFAERAAAQLPSQSEAILKFAYAFMAQRYAGRPVSREQLRAALATLRRQLARRPGNMPR
- a CDS encoding acyl-CoA thioesterase, whose translation is MNLHDLLASARRPPHSVTVPREWSQGRACYGGLMAALLHEAMAAHVPDRPVRSMAITFVGPAELEVPIDLQVEILREGSAVTSVLARAVQGGRTMTVVQASFGLARESAISISAMPVAAMKPLAESTALPYLPGVTPEYIRHLDMRWGIGALPFSNTPVAGIGGWVQLRDHDRDEPITEALLLVLGDAWPPALLPYLSQPAPGSSLTWTIEFIQPMPALRSLEWCRYQAVIEHARDGYGHTSAAMWNPEGELLAISRQTVTVFG
- a CDS encoding response regulator encodes the protein MSLPDSPLASTSLPSTLLVIDDEPQIRKFLRISLASQGYKVIEAGTGAEGLGQAALMRPDLIVLDLGLPDMDGQQVLEELRQWSTVPVLVLSVRASEAQKVQALDSGANDYVTKPFGIQEFLARVRALLRQASGSPVHEAALQLGPLQVDLASRRVTLDGAEVALTRKEYAVLAQLARYPGRVITQQQLLKDIWGPTHLDDSHYLRIVVGHLRQKLGDDPAAPRFLITEPGVGYRLASPD